In Candidatus Binatia bacterium, a single window of DNA contains:
- the modA gene encoding molybdate ABC transporter substrate-binding protein, producing the protein MPMQQPFRTVPTLKLVAVSCLALAWLLGTRARGADVPACANATPAAATVTVAAAADLKFAMDDMVAQFTKAHPTITVNVTYGSSGNFFSQLSNSAPFDMFFSADADFPRQLGRQGLAIEGSEFLYAVGRIVIWVPRASSVDVQRLGMAALRDAAVQHVAIANPQHAPYGRAAVAAMKSLGVYEDVKQKLVFGENVAQTAQFVQSGAADVGVIALSLATAPAMQQDGKYWEVPLDAYPRVEQGGVIMKWAHDLTAARAFRDFVLSPPGRVTLKRYGFFFPRE; encoded by the coding sequence ATGCCGATGCAGCAACCGTTCCGCACCGTACCGACGCTCAAGCTCGTCGCCGTCTCGTGTCTTGCGCTGGCCTGGCTTCTGGGCACCCGAGCCCGCGGCGCTGATGTCCCCGCGTGCGCGAACGCCACCCCGGCGGCCGCGACAGTGACCGTTGCGGCCGCGGCTGACTTGAAGTTCGCCATGGATGACATGGTGGCGCAATTCACCAAGGCGCATCCCACAATTACGGTCAACGTGACCTACGGCTCCTCGGGCAACTTCTTCTCGCAGCTTTCCAACAGCGCTCCGTTCGATATGTTCTTTTCCGCCGACGCTGACTTTCCGCGTCAACTCGGCAGGCAAGGCCTCGCGATCGAAGGGAGCGAGTTTCTCTACGCCGTGGGCCGGATCGTGATCTGGGTGCCCCGGGCGTCGTCCGTCGACGTGCAACGGCTTGGTATGGCGGCGCTCAGGGACGCGGCAGTGCAACACGTTGCCATTGCCAATCCGCAGCACGCCCCCTACGGTCGCGCCGCTGTGGCGGCGATGAAGTCGCTCGGTGTGTACGAAGACGTGAAGCAGAAACTCGTCTTCGGTGAGAACGTTGCGCAGACGGCGCAATTCGTACAGAGCGGCGCGGCCGATGTCGGCGTCATCGCCCTCTCGCTAGCCACGGCGCCGGCCATGCAGCAGGATGGAAAATATTGGGAGGTGCCACTCGACGCGTATCCACGCGTGGAGCAGGGCGGTGTCATCATGAAGTGGGCGCACGACCTCACTGCGGCCCGTGCCTTTCGCGATTTCGTCTTGAGCCCGCCCGGACGTGTCACGCTGAAGCGCTACGGGTTCTTCTTCCCACGAGAATAG
- the modB gene encoding molybdate ABC transporter permease subunit, translated as MDWAAITLSVQLSTWTTLALLVIGMPIAHWLAFSSWRWKFLVEAVVALPLVLPPTVLGFYLLLALSLRSPLGQMYLKLTGATLPFTFQGLLIASIVYSLPFAVQPFTAAFAAVDRRLIEASWSLGVSRRATFFRVIVPLARHGLVTGMVLSFAHTLGEFGVVLMVGGNLPGITRTVSISIYDDVQALNYSTAAQTSLLLLVISFLVLAVTYALQRNLRTPWLLH; from the coding sequence ATGGATTGGGCGGCCATCACGCTTAGCGTCCAGCTCTCGACGTGGACAACCCTCGCGTTGCTCGTCATCGGCATGCCGATTGCCCACTGGCTCGCTTTTTCCTCGTGGCGGTGGAAGTTCCTCGTCGAGGCCGTGGTGGCGCTGCCGCTGGTGCTGCCGCCAACTGTTTTGGGTTTCTACCTGCTGCTCGCGCTGAGTCTGCGCAGTCCGCTTGGACAGATGTACCTCAAGCTGACCGGTGCCACGTTACCGTTCACGTTCCAGGGGCTGCTGATTGCGTCCATAGTTTACAGCCTGCCGTTTGCGGTACAGCCGTTCACGGCGGCGTTTGCGGCGGTGGACCGACGTCTGATCGAGGCCTCGTGGTCACTCGGGGTCTCCCGCCGCGCGACGTTCTTTCGCGTGATCGTGCCGCTTGCGCGTCACGGCCTCGTCACCGGCATGGTGCTGAGCTTCGCGCACACTTTGGGCGAGTTTGGGGTCGTGTTGATGGTGGGCGGCAATCTGCCGGGCATCACACGTACGGTCTCGATCTCGATCTACGACGACGTGCAGGCGCTCAACTACAGTACCGCGGCGCAGACCTCATTGCTCCTGCTGGTCATTTCCTTTTTGGTCTTGGCCGTGACCTACGCCCTGCAGCGCAATCTGCGCACCCCATGGCTGCTGCATTGA